A window from Streptomyces sp. NBC_00299 encodes these proteins:
- a CDS encoding VOC family protein: protein MVHVLSGRTLLHPTDPERSRVFYGEQLGLAIHREFGTGPERGTVYFLGGGFLEVSGRSETPPSPAVRLWLQVEDLAAAHDELRGKGVEIVRPPVKEPWGLIEMWIADPDGTRIVLVEVPADHPLRYRPGI from the coding sequence ATGGTGCACGTACTGAGCGGACGGACCCTGCTTCACCCCACCGACCCCGAGCGCTCCCGTGTCTTCTACGGCGAGCAGCTGGGCCTGGCCATCCACCGCGAGTTCGGAACGGGGCCGGAGCGCGGCACCGTCTACTTCCTCGGCGGCGGCTTCCTGGAGGTCTCCGGCCGTTCCGAGACCCCGCCGTCCCCGGCCGTCCGGCTGTGGCTGCAGGTCGAGGACCTGGCGGCGGCGCACGACGAGCTGCGGGGCAAGGGTGTCGAGATCGTCCGGCCGCCGGTCAAGGAGCCGTGGGGGCTCATCGAGATGTGGATCGCCGATCCGGACGGGACGCGGATCGTGCTGGTGGAGGTACCCGCGGATCATCCGCTGCGGTACCGGCCCGGAATCTAG
- a CDS encoding DUF305 domain-containing protein, translating to MHISRAGNRHVTKAPCRRARFATASLAALTVLVLGGCDSDPDAKSASQSGPSVIVPGKPGESNQVLSAEEAARQRAEDDSPNSADVSYARMMIEHHSQALEMTELAPDRAESAQVRKLAERISAAQGPEISAMKGWLKNHGKTEKSDGHEHGSMPGMATEAQLEKLRAAQGKAFDQLFLTLMITHHDGAVTMATDVKGQGNNIQIEEMADEVVAQQTSEVTRMRDML from the coding sequence ATGCACATTTCAAGAGCGGGCAATAGACATGTAACGAAAGCGCCTTGCCGCCGGGCGCGCTTCGCTACGGCCTCCCTGGCCGCCCTGACCGTGCTCGTGCTCGGCGGGTGCGACTCCGATCCCGACGCCAAGTCGGCCTCGCAGAGCGGGCCTTCGGTGATCGTGCCGGGCAAGCCCGGGGAGTCGAACCAGGTGCTGTCCGCCGAGGAGGCGGCACGGCAGCGCGCCGAGGACGACTCCCCCAACTCGGCGGACGTCTCCTATGCGCGGATGATGATCGAGCACCACTCCCAGGCCCTGGAGATGACCGAACTCGCCCCGGACCGGGCCGAATCGGCGCAGGTAAGGAAGCTCGCCGAACGCATCAGCGCCGCGCAGGGCCCGGAGATCTCCGCCATGAAGGGCTGGCTGAAGAACCACGGCAAGACCGAGAAGAGCGACGGGCACGAGCACGGATCGATGCCCGGCATGGCGACCGAGGCCCAGCTGGAGAAGCTGCGGGCCGCGCAGGGGAAGGCGTTCGACCAGCTCTTCCTGACGCTGATGATCACCCATCACGACGGGGCGGTCACCATGGCCACCGATGTGAAGGGGCAGGGCAACAACATCCAGATCGAGGAGATGGCCGACGAGGTGGTGGCTCAGCAGACGAGCGAGGTCACGCGGATGCGGGACATGCTCTGA
- a CDS encoding GNAT family N-acetyltransferase encodes MDPTATAADGLTFRDATDADVDTLVALIESAYRGDASRAGWTTEADILGGQRTDPEGVLAVIKSSEGRLLTVERDGRLVACCQLEHRDDHAYFGMFAVSPALQGTGLGKVIIAEAERQARATWGVTEMHMTVISVRNDLIAWYERRGYRRTGRMTPFPYGDERFGIPQRADLQFELLVKELA; translated from the coding sequence ATGGACCCCACCGCGACCGCCGCCGACGGACTCACCTTCCGTGACGCCACCGACGCCGACGTGGACACGCTGGTGGCGCTGATCGAGTCCGCCTACCGCGGGGACGCCAGCCGGGCCGGATGGACGACCGAGGCGGACATCCTCGGCGGCCAGCGAACCGACCCGGAGGGCGTGCTGGCGGTCATCAAGTCGTCGGAAGGCCGGCTGCTCACCGTCGAGCGGGACGGGCGGCTCGTGGCCTGCTGCCAGCTGGAACACCGCGACGACCACGCCTACTTCGGGATGTTCGCGGTGAGCCCCGCACTCCAGGGCACCGGCCTCGGCAAGGTGATCATCGCGGAGGCCGAGCGGCAGGCCCGCGCGACCTGGGGTGTCACCGAGATGCACATGACCGTGATCTCCGTACGGAACGACCTGATCGCCTGGTACGAGCGGCGCGGCTACCGCCGTACGGGACGGATGACCCCGTTCCCGTACGGCGACGAGCGCTTCGGCATCCCGCAGCGCGCCGACCTGCAGTTCGAGCTGCTGGTCAAGGAGCTGGCGTGA
- a CDS encoding MarR family winged helix-turn-helix transcriptional regulator translates to MTAMNGGPTGTRRDTVAAVVRQWQSVHPDLDTAPMEIIGRINRCAALLQQAEDAPLRRAGLSRPEFDLLGALRRTGHELTPSELARETFSSGAAVTKRLKQLTERGLVERRGDTRDRRVAHVRLTDTGRDLVDGILPEQLAYETAVLSGVDPQGQDELAALLSELLGRLEGQLGALRG, encoded by the coding sequence ATGACGGCGATGAACGGCGGGCCGACCGGGACGAGACGGGACACGGTGGCCGCCGTGGTCCGGCAATGGCAGAGCGTCCACCCCGACCTCGACACCGCCCCGATGGAGATCATCGGCCGCATCAACCGCTGTGCCGCCCTCCTCCAGCAGGCAGAGGACGCCCCCCTGCGCCGGGCGGGCCTCAGCCGCCCCGAGTTCGACCTGCTCGGCGCGCTGCGCCGCACCGGCCACGAACTGACCCCCAGCGAACTCGCCCGGGAGACCTTCTCCTCGGGCGCCGCCGTCACCAAGCGCCTCAAGCAGCTGACCGAGCGCGGACTGGTGGAGCGCCGCGGCGACACCCGCGACCGTCGTGTCGCCCATGTCCGCCTCACCGACACGGGCCGCGACCTGGTCGACGGCATCCTGCCCGAACAACTCGCGTACGAGACGGCCGTGCTGTCCGGCGTGGACCCGCAGGGTCAGGACGAACTGGCGGCTCTGCTCAGTGAGTTGCTGGGCCGGCTGGAGGGGCAGCTGGGGGCGCTGCGCGGCTGA
- a CDS encoding LVIVD repeat-containing protein codes for MILFSNPRTRRRRLAGAAAAAGLLAALLTAQPAVATPDPGDGPVAEKEVSESTQAEVREALADGEIPGQNEIVHSDNIQHLAHVPKDALQGTNSDIAFQGRYAFAGNYDGFNVFDISNPRAPRTIAQVLCPGSQNDVSVSGDLLFLSTDSSRSDSSCNSTTQPATEKSSWEGMKVFDISDKKNPKYVAAVETACGSHTHTLVPERRNVYVYVSSYSPDAGYPDCQPPHDGISIIKVPRHAPEKAAVVDFPVLFPGEGPDGGGNPGPPGGVRKTTGCHDITVLPSKDLAAGACMGDGILLSIKDPERPKVIDQVRDDVNFAFWHSATFNQKANKVVFTDELGGGGAATCNAEIGPDRGADGIYDIVGKGDKRKLVFRSYFKIPRHQADTENCVAHNGSLIPVKGRDIMVQAWYQGGVSVWEFTDSDHPKEIAYFDRGPLTTDTIKSGGSWSAYYYNGYIYSNEYARGFDVLKIDDRRTAPARWVHMRELNVQTQPDYFD; via the coding sequence GTGATCCTGTTCAGCAATCCCCGAACGCGACGCAGACGCCTGGCGGGTGCCGCTGCCGCCGCCGGGCTCCTGGCCGCGCTGCTCACCGCGCAGCCGGCTGTCGCGACCCCCGACCCGGGGGACGGCCCCGTCGCGGAGAAGGAGGTCTCCGAGAGCACCCAGGCCGAGGTCCGCGAGGCCCTCGCGGACGGCGAGATACCCGGCCAGAACGAGATCGTCCACTCCGACAACATCCAGCACCTGGCCCACGTCCCCAAGGACGCACTGCAGGGCACCAACTCGGACATCGCCTTCCAGGGCAGGTACGCCTTCGCCGGCAACTACGACGGCTTCAACGTCTTCGACATCAGCAACCCGAGGGCGCCCAGGACCATCGCCCAGGTCCTGTGCCCCGGCTCGCAGAACGACGTCTCCGTCTCCGGTGACCTGCTGTTCCTGTCCACCGACTCCTCGCGCAGCGACAGCAGTTGCAACAGCACCACCCAGCCCGCGACCGAGAAGTCCTCGTGGGAGGGCATGAAGGTCTTCGACATCAGCGACAAGAAGAACCCCAAGTACGTCGCCGCCGTCGAGACCGCCTGCGGCTCCCACACCCACACACTGGTGCCCGAGCGCAGGAACGTCTACGTCTACGTCTCCTCGTACTCGCCCGACGCCGGCTACCCCGACTGCCAGCCCCCGCACGACGGCATCTCCATCATCAAGGTGCCGCGCCACGCACCCGAGAAGGCGGCGGTCGTGGACTTCCCGGTGCTCTTCCCCGGTGAGGGCCCGGACGGTGGCGGCAACCCGGGTCCGCCCGGTGGCGTCCGCAAGACCACCGGCTGCCACGACATCACGGTGCTGCCCTCGAAGGACCTGGCCGCCGGCGCCTGCATGGGCGACGGCATCCTGCTGTCCATCAAGGACCCGGAGCGCCCGAAGGTCATCGACCAGGTCAGGGACGACGTGAACTTCGCGTTCTGGCACTCGGCGACCTTCAACCAGAAGGCGAACAAGGTCGTCTTCACCGACGAGTTGGGCGGCGGCGGCGCGGCCACCTGCAACGCGGAGATCGGCCCGGACCGCGGCGCCGACGGCATCTACGACATCGTCGGCAAGGGAGACAAGCGCAAGCTCGTCTTCCGCAGCTACTTCAAGATCCCCCGCCACCAGGCGGACACCGAGAACTGCGTCGCCCACAACGGCTCGCTGATCCCGGTCAAGGGGCGCGACATCATGGTCCAGGCCTGGTACCAGGGCGGCGTCTCCGTCTGGGAGTTCACCGACTCGGACCACCCGAAGGAGATCGCCTACTTCGACCGCGGCCCGCTGACCACGGACACCATCAAGTCGGGCGGCTCGTGGTCGGCTTACTACTACAACGGCTACATCTACTCCAACGAGTACGCCCGGGGCTTCGACGTCCTGAAGATCGACGACCGGCGCACGGCCCCGGCCCGCTGGGTGCACATGCGCGAACTCAACGTCCAGACTCAGCCGGACTACTTCGACTGA
- a CDS encoding HAD family hydrolase, with protein MTAVLFDFSGTLFRVESTESWLRGALTEAQVELAEEELTEAAQALEAMGALPGGVDPSWLPEDVASVWGVRDKSAELHRAAYTALSRHVPLPDDRLHDLLYDRHMAPAAWSPYPDAADVLRALREHGVGVGVVSNIGWDLRPVFREHGLEPYVDTYVLSYEHGVQKPDPRLFEAACAALDADPRDVVMVGDNRRADGGAAALGCAVHFVDHLPADRRPDALRPVLDLVGAAPRANGNDPQRNK; from the coding sequence ATGACCGCAGTTCTGTTCGATTTCTCCGGAACCCTCTTCCGTGTCGAGTCCACCGAGTCCTGGCTGCGCGGAGCGCTCACCGAGGCCCAGGTGGAGCTCGCCGAGGAGGAGTTGACCGAGGCCGCGCAGGCGTTGGAGGCCATGGGCGCCCTGCCGGGCGGGGTCGATCCGTCCTGGCTGCCCGAGGACGTCGCGAGTGTCTGGGGGGTGCGGGACAAGAGCGCGGAGCTGCACCGGGCGGCCTACACCGCGCTCTCTCGTCATGTCCCGCTCCCCGACGACCGGTTGCACGACCTGCTCTACGACCGCCACATGGCACCGGCCGCGTGGAGCCCGTACCCGGATGCCGCCGATGTGCTGCGGGCGCTGCGTGAGCACGGCGTCGGCGTCGGGGTGGTGAGCAACATCGGCTGGGATCTGCGGCCGGTGTTCCGGGAGCACGGTCTCGAACCGTACGTCGACACGTACGTGCTGTCGTACGAGCACGGCGTCCAGAAGCCCGACCCCCGCCTGTTCGAGGCGGCCTGCGCGGCGCTGGACGCCGATCCGCGCGACGTCGTCATGGTCGGCGACAACCGGCGGGCCGACGGCGGCGCGGCGGCGCTGGGCTGCGCGGTGCACTTCGTGGACCATCTGCCGGCCGACCGACGCCCGGACGCGCTGCGGCCGGTGCTGGATCTCGTGGGGGCGGCCCCGCGGGCGAACGGCAACGACCCGCAGCGGAACAAGTAG
- a CDS encoding phosphatase PAP2 family protein: protein MHTQSVESPPRPPAERRTAGWAGALAVGSTLLLALVALRWHPLMSIDSDVARTTHRWAVDESGVTHAFRILTDWVWDPWTMRLLTFAVAIWLVWRRAARWTAVWLVVTCAVATLVQQALKALVDRPRPVWPDPVDSAHYAAYPSGHAMTATVVCGLLLWLVHRYGADRALWRTAAAVAAISVAGVGLTRIWLGVHWATDVVGGWLLGALVVVLAVRVHKRWQV, encoded by the coding sequence ATGCACACCCAGTCCGTCGAATCCCCGCCCCGCCCGCCGGCCGAGCGCAGGACCGCCGGCTGGGCCGGCGCCCTGGCCGTGGGCTCCACGCTGCTGCTCGCCCTGGTCGCGCTGCGGTGGCACCCGCTGATGAGCATCGACAGCGACGTCGCGCGGACGACGCACCGCTGGGCGGTCGACGAGAGCGGCGTCACCCACGCGTTCCGCATCCTGACGGACTGGGTCTGGGATCCGTGGACGATGCGCCTGCTGACGTTCGCGGTCGCCATCTGGCTGGTGTGGCGCAGAGCCGCACGCTGGACGGCCGTATGGCTGGTGGTCACCTGTGCGGTCGCCACGCTGGTCCAGCAGGCCCTCAAGGCCCTGGTCGACCGCCCGCGCCCCGTCTGGCCCGACCCCGTCGACTCGGCCCACTACGCCGCCTATCCCTCCGGCCACGCCATGACGGCCACGGTGGTCTGCGGTCTCCTGCTGTGGCTCGTGCACCGCTACGGTGCCGACCGCGCCCTGTGGCGTACGGCCGCCGCCGTGGCCGCGATCTCCGTGGCCGGCGTCGGGCTGACCCGGATCTGGCTGGGCGTCCACTGGGCCACGGACGTCGTCGGCGGCTGGCTGCTGGGTGCGCTGGTCGTGGTGCTGGCGGTGCGGGTGCACAAGCGATGGCAGGTGTGA
- a CDS encoding VOC family protein, whose protein sequence is MKLDKPVTGGPCWTELGTSDVAAAKEFYEALFGWRAETDPRQEAGGYTVAHLGDAAVAALTPLYQEGQPVAWNVSFAVLDADAAAAQVTEAGGTVLVGPMDVFDVGRFAVAVDPTGAVFQLWQARSFPGAGLLSAPGALGWVELLTRAPERAVEFYTTVFGWSVNASEHYTQWGIDGDDFGGMLTMDDKFPHEVPAHWLPYFAVVDVDGKAADATEAGGTVLMEPTSVPDGPRIAVLRDPQGAVFGVYRAADEK, encoded by the coding sequence GTGAAGCTCGACAAGCCGGTGACCGGTGGGCCCTGCTGGACCGAGCTCGGGACCAGCGACGTGGCCGCGGCCAAGGAGTTCTACGAGGCGTTGTTCGGCTGGCGCGCCGAGACCGATCCGCGTCAGGAGGCCGGCGGCTACACCGTCGCGCACCTCGGGGACGCGGCGGTTGCCGCGCTGACGCCGCTGTACCAGGAGGGGCAGCCGGTGGCGTGGAACGTGTCGTTCGCGGTGTTGGACGCGGACGCCGCAGCCGCGCAGGTGACGGAGGCCGGCGGCACGGTGCTGGTCGGCCCGATGGACGTGTTCGACGTGGGCCGCTTCGCCGTGGCCGTGGACCCGACGGGTGCGGTCTTCCAGCTCTGGCAGGCCCGGTCGTTCCCCGGCGCGGGGCTGCTCAGCGCCCCCGGCGCGCTGGGCTGGGTGGAACTGCTGACCCGGGCGCCCGAGCGGGCCGTGGAGTTCTACACGACGGTGTTCGGCTGGAGCGTCAACGCCTCGGAGCACTACACGCAGTGGGGCATCGACGGCGACGACTTCGGCGGCATGCTGACGATGGACGACAAGTTCCCGCACGAGGTGCCCGCGCACTGGCTGCCGTACTTCGCCGTGGTGGACGTGGACGGCAAGGCGGCGGACGCGACCGAGGCGGGCGGCACCGTTCTCATGGAGCCCACCTCCGTCCCCGACGGCCCGCGGATCGCCGTACTGCGGGACCCCCAGGGAGCGGTGTTCGGCGTGTACCGCGCGGCCGACGAGAAGTGA
- a CDS encoding DUF5134 domain-containing protein, whose translation MHGPASHGWLLVALCAATGAYCLLRMRSHVEEQRRAAGGEALMGFGMAAMAVPAAVFTPPSWAWPLYAAVFGAAALQALWSARANAHHLHHLMGASAMVYMAVAMAASPGRHGGHGDFGIPLLTGVLLLYFTGYVLLSGVRLVPVTVVAGGGGGGAGGGGGVGWGDRPELARACRLSMGIAMVAMLLAL comes from the coding sequence GTGCACGGACCGGCTTCGCACGGCTGGCTGCTGGTCGCGCTGTGCGCGGCGACCGGGGCCTACTGTCTGCTGCGGATGCGCAGCCATGTCGAGGAGCAGCGTCGGGCCGCGGGCGGCGAGGCGTTGATGGGCTTCGGGATGGCCGCGATGGCGGTGCCTGCCGCGGTGTTCACGCCGCCGTCGTGGGCCTGGCCCCTCTACGCGGCCGTGTTCGGCGCTGCGGCCCTGCAGGCCCTGTGGTCGGCACGGGCGAACGCCCACCATCTGCACCACCTGATGGGGGCGTCGGCCATGGTCTACATGGCGGTCGCGATGGCCGCCTCACCCGGCCGGCACGGCGGGCACGGCGATTTCGGCATCCCGCTCCTGACGGGCGTTCTGCTGCTGTACTTCACGGGCTACGTGCTGCTGTCCGGCGTCCGGTTGGTGCCCGTGACCGTCGTCGCCGGTGGCGGGGGCGGGGGCGCGGGTGGGGGTGGAGGGGTCGGATGGGGCGACCGGCCGGAGCTGGCGCGCGCGTGCCGACTGTCGATGGGGATCGCCATGGTCGCCATGCTGCTGGCTCTCTGA
- a CDS encoding FUSC family protein produces MKLVMDMSSRHPLVGVLRLGRPSDIWFKPALSVVVAVAPPNIALLLLGRLDLAMYTMAGSLCALYAHNRPYAARARVLAWVALGMLGGLATALVAASLTTSAVVLVTVGAVLAAVQKVLCDATRVGPPGNVVLTFISSAALFAPQSLDRIPGHLGLAAAAAAWAWLVGMAPGLLRPHGPERRATAAALHAAATYVETGGTGGTGTTSSPSSPDDHRTRAHATAAAAVHAARQALHSGGRPGRAGGTRRALERLVVRAEIALAAPADADPVPLRTWARQVRGNRPVPELDDLTGIGGELASPTAPLWRRLAPLTPLAVRTALGCALAGYASLALGIGRPYWALVTAACLYQANLTLTWGRGVQRVLGNLLGVLLFAALVPLAHTGEVALVLCCLALNFGAEALISRNYWLGSVCVTPMALLITEFAGFQEPGRLITERVVDTLVGALVGLVAAVAVPDRRWQRVVRAERSGPRTLAATGRSQGPRPDQRTGDTTEGVRP; encoded by the coding sequence ATGAAACTGGTGATGGACATGAGCAGCCGCCATCCGCTCGTCGGCGTGCTGCGTCTCGGCCGGCCGTCGGACATCTGGTTCAAGCCCGCCCTGAGCGTGGTCGTCGCCGTCGCCCCGCCCAACATCGCCCTGCTGCTCCTCGGCCGGCTGGACCTGGCGATGTACACGATGGCCGGATCCCTGTGCGCTCTCTATGCCCACAACCGCCCCTACGCCGCCCGGGCCCGCGTCCTGGCATGGGTCGCGCTCGGCATGCTCGGCGGCCTGGCCACGGCGCTGGTCGCTGCCTCGCTCACCACCAGTGCCGTCGTGCTGGTCACCGTGGGGGCGGTGCTGGCCGCCGTGCAGAAGGTGCTGTGCGACGCGACCCGTGTCGGTCCGCCGGGCAACGTGGTGCTCACGTTCATCAGCTCCGCCGCCCTGTTCGCCCCGCAGTCCCTCGACCGGATTCCCGGCCATCTCGGTCTTGCCGCCGCGGCCGCCGCCTGGGCCTGGCTCGTCGGCATGGCACCCGGCCTGCTGCGACCGCACGGCCCGGAGCGCCGGGCCACTGCGGCGGCCCTGCACGCGGCTGCCACGTATGTCGAGACGGGCGGCACCGGAGGGACAGGCACGACGAGCAGCCCGAGCAGCCCGGACGACCACCGCACCCGTGCCCACGCCACCGCTGCCGCCGCCGTGCACGCCGCCCGTCAGGCGCTGCACTCCGGGGGCCGCCCTGGCCGCGCCGGTGGCACGCGCCGCGCCCTCGAACGCCTCGTCGTCCGCGCCGAGATCGCCCTCGCCGCCCCTGCCGACGCCGACCCTGTGCCGCTGCGCACCTGGGCCCGGCAGGTGCGCGGCAACCGGCCCGTGCCGGAGCTCGACGACCTCACCGGCATCGGGGGCGAACTCGCCTCGCCCACCGCGCCGTTGTGGCGCCGCCTCGCCCCCCTGACCCCGCTCGCCGTACGCACCGCCCTCGGCTGCGCCCTCGCCGGATACGCCTCGCTCGCCCTGGGGATCGGCCGCCCCTACTGGGCCCTGGTCACCGCGGCGTGCCTGTACCAGGCCAACCTCACCCTCACCTGGGGCCGCGGCGTCCAGCGCGTCCTCGGCAACCTGCTGGGCGTCCTTCTCTTCGCCGCGCTCGTCCCGCTCGCCCACACCGGCGAGGTCGCCCTCGTCCTGTGCTGCCTCGCCCTCAACTTCGGCGCCGAGGCGCTGATCAGCCGCAACTACTGGCTCGGCAGCGTCTGCGTGACCCCGATGGCACTGCTCATCACCGAGTTCGCCGGGTTCCAGGAACCCGGGCGACTGATCACCGAGCGGGTCGTGGACACCTTGGTCGGCGCACTGGTCGGCCTCGTCGCCGCGGTGGCCGTACCGGACCGGCGGTGGCAGCGGGTCGTGCGCGCCGAGCGGAGCGGACCCCGTACGCTCGCGGCCACGGGGCGTAGCCAGGGACCGCGCCCGGACCAGCGCACAGGCGACACGACGGAGGGCGTACGGCCATGA
- a CDS encoding TetR/AcrR family transcriptional regulator translates to MSPRSASVNEELRRRSRERLLQAAVELVSERGYDATTLGDIADRAGSARGLVSYYFPGKRQLVQSAVHRLMHRTLEEALEREPHTEDGRERMARAVDAILGLARDRPVLMRQHMAGILQAEGFVQCPEQRRLAELLRDTCVRYGSPDADSDYPMLRALLMGAVYAALVPGVPMPVPVLRAELFKRYGLDRGLGVPPDSGAVPGGTCDTDLSRFFATGSAPGCPEGQSK, encoded by the coding sequence ATGTCCCCGCGCAGCGCCTCGGTCAATGAAGAGTTGCGGCGGCGTTCCCGGGAGCGGCTTCTGCAGGCGGCGGTGGAGCTGGTCAGCGAGCGCGGTTACGACGCCACCACACTGGGTGACATCGCGGACCGGGCGGGCTCGGCGCGTGGCCTGGTGTCGTACTACTTCCCCGGCAAACGCCAACTGGTGCAGTCCGCCGTGCACCGGCTGATGCACCGCACGCTGGAGGAGGCCCTGGAGCGTGAGCCGCACACCGAGGACGGGCGGGAGCGGATGGCCAGGGCCGTCGACGCGATCCTGGGCCTGGCCCGGGACCGGCCCGTGCTGATGCGCCAGCACATGGCGGGAATCCTGCAGGCCGAGGGTTTCGTGCAGTGCCCGGAGCAGCGGCGGCTGGCCGAACTGCTGCGGGACACCTGCGTACGGTACGGCTCACCGGACGCGGACTCCGACTACCCGATGCTGCGCGCGCTGCTCATGGGCGCCGTCTACGCGGCGTTGGTGCCCGGGGTGCCGATGCCCGTGCCGGTGCTGCGGGCCGAGTTGTTCAAGCGTTACGGGCTGGACCGGGGGCTGGGAGTCCCGCCGGACTCGGGGGCCGTGCCCGGCGGGACGTGCGACACGGATCTGTCGCGGTTCTTCGCGACCGGGTCCGCACCCGGCTGCCCTGAGGGTCAGTCGAAGTAG
- a CDS encoding M56 family metallopeptidase: MMVPAALLLLGALTAVLAPRMLARADWPDREPVVALWVWQCVVAAVLLCCALSMTLSAAAAWQAVRGHVFAPAPSAVVEAYALGVGGPWAATTAVTLACGGLWTVAMLVREVARARARRRRRRTELLVRAPLLPGEATGNDRLMILEGERSDAWWLPGAAPRLVVTTAALRRLKGRQLEAVLAHEQGHAQARHDWLLHCSGALAGGFPQVPVFAAFRDEMHRLVELAADDMASRRFGRLTTALALVELNEDRGVFGPTPTDRAQVPQRVHRLLTPPDRLTAGRRLRLTAAAALVPVVPVLVAFVPGLRALG, encoded by the coding sequence ATGATGGTCCCCGCGGCACTGTTGCTGCTCGGCGCCCTGACCGCCGTTCTCGCCCCTCGGATGCTCGCCCGGGCGGACTGGCCGGACCGTGAACCGGTGGTCGCGCTGTGGGTGTGGCAGTGCGTGGTTGCGGCCGTTCTCCTGTGCTGTGCCCTGTCGATGACGCTCAGTGCGGCGGCCGCGTGGCAGGCGGTGCGCGGCCATGTGTTCGCCCCGGCGCCGAGTGCCGTGGTGGAGGCGTACGCGCTCGGGGTGGGCGGTCCATGGGCGGCGACGACCGCGGTGACGCTCGCGTGCGGTGGGCTGTGGACCGTGGCGATGCTGGTGCGCGAGGTCGCACGCGCGCGTGCCCGGCGTCGACGGCGACGCACCGAACTCCTCGTGCGCGCCCCGCTGTTGCCCGGCGAGGCGACCGGGAACGACCGCCTGATGATCCTGGAGGGCGAGCGTTCGGACGCCTGGTGGCTGCCCGGTGCAGCGCCCCGGCTCGTCGTCACCACCGCCGCGCTGCGCCGCCTGAAGGGGCGGCAACTGGAAGCCGTCCTCGCCCATGAGCAGGGGCACGCGCAGGCCCGGCACGACTGGCTGCTGCACTGCTCGGGTGCGCTGGCGGGCGGGTTTCCGCAGGTGCCGGTGTTCGCCGCGTTCCGCGACGAGATGCACCGGCTGGTCGAACTCGCCGCCGACGACATGGCATCCCGGCGCTTCGGCCGGCTGACGACGGCCCTCGCACTGGTCGAACTCAACGAGGACCGGGGCGTGTTCGGCCCCACCCCGACCGATCGGGCGCAGGTGCCGCAGCGGGTGCACCGGCTGCTGACTCCCCCGGACCGGCTCACGGCCGGCCGACGGCTCCGGCTGACAGCGGCTGCCGCGCTGGTGCCGGTGGTACCGGTACTGGTGGCGTTCGTGCCGGGATTGCGCGCGCTGGGATAG
- a CDS encoding glycerophosphodiester phosphodiesterase, with protein MNFLTIGHRGVMGVEPENTLRSFVAAQQAGLDVIELDLHLSKDGALVVMHDTDVDRTTDGTGAIADKTLAELRALDAGRGERVPVFEEVLDAVKSPLQAEIKDVAAARALAEVMTKRDLVARVEVSSFHDDAVAEIARLVPGVRTALIASRYGTDIVDRAVEAGAATVCLNIRRLTLEVVEHARKADLRIIGWVVNTQDHLRLVRALELDGATTDYPEIKRTGRFTA; from the coding sequence TTGAACTTCCTTACCATCGGTCATCGCGGAGTCATGGGTGTCGAACCCGAGAACACCCTCCGTTCGTTCGTCGCCGCCCAGCAGGCCGGCCTCGACGTCATCGAACTCGATCTCCACCTGAGCAAGGACGGCGCCCTCGTCGTCATGCACGACACCGACGTGGACCGCACGACCGACGGCACCGGCGCGATCGCCGACAAGACCCTCGCCGAGCTGCGCGCCCTGGACGCGGGCCGCGGCGAGCGCGTCCCGGTCTTCGAAGAGGTCCTCGACGCCGTGAAGTCGCCGCTGCAGGCCGAGATCAAGGACGTCGCGGCGGCTCGGGCGCTCGCCGAGGTGATGACCAAGCGCGACCTGGTCGCCCGGGTCGAGGTGTCCTCGTTCCACGACGACGCCGTCGCCGAGATCGCCCGCCTCGTACCCGGCGTACGGACCGCGCTGATCGCCAGCCGCTACGGCACCGACATCGTGGACCGTGCCGTCGAGGCCGGCGCGGCGACGGTCTGCCTCAACATCCGCCGGCTCACCCTGGAGGTCGTGGAACACGCCCGCAAGGCGGACCTCAGGATCATCGGCTGGGTGGTGAACACCCAGGACCATCTGCGCCTCGTACGCGCCCTGGAACTGGACGGCGCGACCACCGACTACCCGGAGATCAAGCGCACCGGCCGCTTCACGGCCTGA